A region of uncultured Carboxylicivirga sp. DNA encodes the following proteins:
- a CDS encoding sialate O-acetylesterase gives MNKIVVLFILLVLPLGLGAQISMPYFFSDHMVLQREKPIAVWGWAEPDICLTIELNGSVVEVKADAQGSWEIYLPQMKAGGPYEMKISESDNNQKVIFFKDVMIGDVWFASGQSNMEWQVQQSDGAETEIPNCFNNYIRFCQIPHAVSLEPLENTKKTSWEICDTSSVKDFSAVAYYFAKNIQPKIGVPVGIIQSTWGGTPVEAWTSKEMLQTNAFTRGFSQKNDTITMSHFQKDTVDINTFWDIVYNPKNNVDSLISHSQYKDADWREVTVPGVISEWETDFYEGMIWLRKTVELIKDFTGKDLTIILGHPEMNYSVYFNGTEICTTQWNANLTHDYKIPASIIKKGENVIAIRIAALWGGGGLNRPAEDIYLSNDKKRISLAGNWKYKKDLEPSIPKVKYYHQYPYFIYNAMVHPIHPYGLKGFLWYQGENNEGEAFRYREMLSLMINDWRINWKQGNLPFVLVQLPNYMKTDEKPSDGKWAVLRESQTEALHLPNTAMTCIIDCGTGDNIHPTNKTVVGERLANVVAKSFYQMDVVASGPVFKDFSKEGNKFRIRFTETAEGLQTKNSEPVRGFAIAGEDHKFYWADAIIEGSEVVISSDMVNQPIAVRYAWGNNPVCNLMNSAGLPALPFRTDDWEVVTQP, from the coding sequence GTGAATAAAATAGTAGTTCTTTTTATACTTCTTGTTTTACCGTTAGGTCTTGGTGCACAAATTTCTATGCCCTATTTTTTTAGCGATCACATGGTGTTGCAGCGTGAAAAGCCAATAGCAGTTTGGGGATGGGCCGAGCCAGATATATGCCTTACTATAGAGTTGAATGGATCTGTTGTTGAAGTGAAAGCGGATGCACAAGGGAGTTGGGAAATTTATCTGCCTCAAATGAAAGCTGGTGGACCTTATGAGATGAAGATTTCAGAGTCTGACAATAATCAAAAAGTAATATTTTTTAAAGATGTAATGATTGGTGATGTTTGGTTTGCATCGGGGCAATCAAATATGGAGTGGCAGGTACAACAATCTGATGGAGCTGAAACAGAAATACCCAATTGTTTCAATAATTACATTCGTTTTTGTCAGATTCCTCATGCTGTCAGTCTTGAACCACTCGAAAACACAAAAAAAACTTCATGGGAAATTTGTGATACATCCAGTGTAAAAGATTTCTCTGCGGTGGCATATTATTTTGCGAAAAATATTCAACCGAAGATTGGAGTGCCTGTCGGAATTATTCAAAGTACCTGGGGAGGAACACCTGTAGAAGCCTGGACAAGTAAAGAAATGTTGCAAACAAATGCTTTTACAAGAGGTTTTTCTCAGAAGAATGACACCATCACTATGTCCCATTTTCAAAAAGATACCGTTGATATTAATACATTTTGGGATATCGTCTATAATCCTAAAAATAATGTGGATTCGCTAATTTCTCATTCGCAGTATAAGGATGCTGATTGGAGAGAAGTGACTGTTCCGGGAGTTATCTCAGAATGGGAAACTGATTTTTATGAAGGTATGATCTGGCTGCGTAAAACTGTAGAATTGATAAAGGATTTTACCGGGAAAGATTTAACCATCATCCTTGGGCATCCTGAGATGAATTATTCAGTATATTTTAATGGAACAGAGATATGTACAACGCAATGGAATGCCAATCTCACTCATGACTATAAGATACCAGCATCAATAATTAAGAAAGGAGAAAATGTTATCGCCATACGAATTGCTGCTCTTTGGGGTGGAGGTGGATTAAATCGTCCGGCAGAAGATATTTATTTGTCGAATGATAAGAAGAGGATAAGCCTGGCCGGTAACTGGAAATATAAAAAGGATCTTGAACCGTCAATACCAAAAGTTAAATACTATCATCAGTATCCTTATTTCATTTACAATGCAATGGTTCATCCCATACATCCTTATGGTTTGAAAGGTTTTTTATGGTACCAGGGTGAGAATAACGAAGGAGAAGCCTTCAGGTATCGTGAGATGCTTTCTTTAATGATTAATGACTGGCGCATCAATTGGAAACAGGGCAATTTACCGTTTGTATTGGTTCAATTACCTAATTACATGAAAACGGACGAAAAGCCTTCTGATGGTAAGTGGGCTGTCTTAAGAGAATCGCAGACTGAAGCTTTGCATTTACCTAATACAGCGATGACCTGTATTATTGATTGTGGAACGGGTGATAATATTCATCCAACAAATAAAACAGTTGTAGGTGAACGATTGGCAAATGTTGTTGCTAAAAGTTTCTATCAGATGGATGTTGTTGCTTCCGGACCTGTCTTTAAAGATTTTTCAAAGGAAGGAAATAAGTTTCGTATCCGATTTACGGAAACCGCTGAAGGACTGCAAACGAAAAATAGCGAACCAGTAAGAGGATTTGCTATTGCGGGAGAAGATCATAAGTTTTATTGGGCAGATGCAATCATTGAAGGATCTGAGGTTGTTATTAGTTCTGATATGGTTAACCAACCCATTGCCGTTCGATATGCCTGGGGTAATAATCCAGTTTGTAACCTGATGAATTCGGCAGGATTACCAGCCTTGCCATTCAGAACCGATGACTGGGAGGTTGTTACGCAACCATAA
- a CDS encoding BspA family leucine-rich repeat surface protein yields the protein MNSLKLILLINLFPLITIFSQEAPYFYLDENGVTIKCENCQPGDTGTVNGIKYEAVDRVLLEQRRDEGADLTILCTSLVTDMDSLFYGMEDFNQDIGAWDVSHVTNMSEMFNSAILFNQDIRFWDVCNVTDMSGMFSGYEYYDWWYPNTARNSFNQDIIGWDVNRVEDMSRMFKHSNFNQNIGKWNVSNVSEMSGMFCDADSFNYDIGKWDVSSVTDMSNMFSGAQLFNQDIGSWDVSNVLNMSGMFCDADSFNQNLGLWDVSNVIDMNSMFTGAHLVNHNIGSWDVRNVINMSGMFADANIWKQDLSAWNVGNVTDMSEMFLRCSVIQDISTWNVSSVTDMSKMFADTEFNHDISSWDVSQVRNISSIFEGAWLFNQNIGTWNLSNVNDMSRMFSEAWSFNQDIGSWDVSQVTNMSGLFSETNCFNQDIGNWDVSNVTDMHQMFYKAIAFNQYLGMWNVSNVTNMSGMFSETKLFNQGIRFWNVGNVTDMSKMFFGAKSFNQDLSLWDVSNVADMSMMFYNSEINCDLSSWDVSNVINMSYMFGSSPFSKNIGSWNVSKVNNMRGMFSYAYNFNHDISSWDVSNVSSMAGMFSHADSFNQNIGSWNVSNVTNMSEMFWGVNSFNQDIGKWDVSNVIDMGLMFCGTNLFDQDIGLWNVSNVTNMTRMFHGADSFNQDIGSWDVSKATHMRWMFFKADLFNQNLSQWCVININSEPENFAIDCPLQTEFYPVWGTCLGSTKIEVFDKNNLITISPNPITSTTLIETGSDQPIQRIELIDLTGKVIRTYYNINSHKTEINCSQLKSGLYLLKVYADELYLKKVIIE from the coding sequence ATGAATTCTCTCAAACTCATATTATTAATTAACCTATTTCCTTTGATTACTATATTTTCACAGGAAGCACCTTACTTTTACCTCGACGAAAATGGTGTAACCATTAAATGCGAAAACTGCCAGCCCGGCGATACCGGCACTGTAAACGGTATAAAATACGAAGCCGTGGACAGGGTATTACTCGAACAACGCCGTGATGAAGGTGCCGATTTAACAATTCTTTGTACTTCATTGGTCACAGACATGGATAGCCTGTTTTATGGCATGGAAGATTTTAATCAGGATATCGGTGCATGGGACGTAAGCCATGTGACCAACATGAGTGAAATGTTCAATTCCGCAATTTTATTTAATCAAGATATCAGATTTTGGGATGTGTGTAATGTAACTGATATGAGTGGAATGTTTTCGGGTTATGAATATTATGATTGGTGGTATCCAAATACAGCGAGAAACTCTTTTAACCAGGATATAATTGGCTGGGATGTAAATAGAGTTGAAGATATGAGTAGAATGTTTAAGCATTCAAACTTTAATCAAAATATCGGTAAATGGAATGTAAGTAATGTGTCAGAGATGTCAGGCATGTTTTGTGATGCAGATTCGTTTAATTATGACATCGGCAAGTGGGATGTAAGTAGCGTGACAGATATGAGCAACATGTTTTCAGGGGCACAATTATTTAACCAGGATATTGGCTCATGGGATGTGAGCAATGTATTAAATATGTCAGGCATGTTCTGTGATGCAGATTCATTTAATCAGAATCTAGGGTTATGGGATGTAAGTAATGTGATAGATATGAATAGTATGTTTACAGGGGCACATCTCGTAAATCATAACATTGGTTCATGGGATGTTAGAAACGTTATTAATATGTCCGGAATGTTTGCTGATGCAAATATTTGGAAGCAGGATTTAAGTGCATGGAATGTTGGTAATGTGACAGATATGTCAGAAATGTTCCTGCGATGCTCAGTTATTCAGGATATTAGTACCTGGAATGTTAGCAGCGTAACAGATATGAGCAAGATGTTTGCAGACACTGAGTTTAACCATGATATAAGTTCATGGGATGTTAGCCAGGTCAGAAATATATCTTCCATTTTTGAGGGAGCATGGTTATTTAATCAGAATATTGGCACATGGAATTTGAGCAACGTGAATGATATGTCAAGGATGTTTTCCGAGGCATGGTCATTTAACCAGGATATTGGCTCATGGGACGTAAGCCAAGTGACAAATATGTCAGGCCTGTTTTCTGAAACAAACTGCTTTAATCAGGATATAGGAAACTGGGACGTGAGTAATGTGACCGATATGCATCAAATGTTTTATAAGGCTATTGCGTTCAATCAATATCTTGGCATGTGGAATGTGAGTAATGTTACCAATATGAGTGGGATGTTTTCTGAAACCAAACTATTTAATCAAGGCATACGGTTTTGGAATGTAGGTAATGTTACAGATATGAGTAAAATGTTTTTTGGAGCAAAATCCTTTAATCAGGATTTAAGTTTATGGGATGTTAGCAATGTAGCTGATATGAGCATGATGTTTTATAACTCAGAAATTAATTGCGATTTGAGCTCGTGGGATGTGAGTAATGTAATAAACATGTCATATATGTTTGGCAGTTCACCTTTTAGTAAGAATATTGGATCATGGAATGTTAGTAAGGTTAATAATATGAGGGGAATGTTTTCTTATGCATATAATTTTAATCATGATATTAGTTCTTGGGATGTAAGCAATGTTTCAAGCATGGCAGGGATGTTTTCCCATGCTGATTCTTTTAATCAGAACATTGGATCATGGAATGTCAGTAATGTTACGAATATGAGTGAAATGTTTTGGGGAGTCAATTCATTCAATCAAGACATAGGTAAATGGGATGTTAGCAATGTAATTGATATGGGCTTGATGTTTTGTGGAACAAACTTATTTGATCAGGACATTGGCCTTTGGAATGTAAGTAATGTAACAAATATGACTAGAATGTTTCATGGTGCAGATTCCTTTAATCAGGATATCGGTTCATGGGACGTGAGTAAAGCAACACACATGAGATGGATGTTTTTTAAAGCTGATTTATTTAATCAGAATCTTTCACAATGGTGTGTTATAAACATTAACAGTGAACCTGAAAACTTTGCAATAGATTGTCCTTTACAAACAGAATTTTACCCTGTTTGGGGTACTTGCCTTGGTTCAACTAAAATAGAAGTCTTTGATAAAAATAACTTAATCACAATCTCTCCCAATCCAATTACATCCACTACTTTAATTGAAACAGGCTCAGATCAACCAATCCAACGAATCGAACTGATTGATCTCACTGGAAAAGTAATTCGTACTTATTACAACATCAACAGCCATAAAACAGAAATTAACTGCAGCCAGTTAAAAAGCGGTCTCTACCTTTTAAAAGTTTATGCTGATGAACTTTATTTAAAGAAAGTAATAATTGAATAA
- a CDS encoding BspA family leucine-rich repeat surface protein: MKTTTTLLLALVINTILPLKSQIIPNTGNHSSIEETEMQLTANQKLFDVNFYSLEINVLPDEKKINGKIMVHATPLSSISHLELSFSSPSIFDVVHGVYLANQLNTELEFEYPGTTIDIQLDKTYAIGEEVRVVVDYTAFTTDQMVFTEYDDNDLIYTWYRTEYWFPCKRDFTDKVDSCDIRITVPKELVASSIGTLKEITHTDTTNTYFWKSRYPIATNNISFEAYPYEINTDWYVRANGDSMLIQMFNIPSTYGAFKDAYGRQKNMLAFYEERFGPYPFFNEKYGISENARDHSYEFQTKPSLSVYQLLTWGEYRDLLMAHEMAHQWMGCDVTIEGDNDLWIIEGFASYASDMWKAFYNNDNISDDMVEYYTYLGSGTPYYSLGDKNLTYVKASWVYHMLRHVVGDNVFFNVFKKITTEPPHAFGNINTSQLEDVFEQESGINLDKFFNQWIMGEYYPEYSYSWTFSKKEEGYELELNLQQMQSWQLFWMPIDVVVQTEDGMENFVILDSLQNQTFQIALNGIPQSVELDPNNWILKTVTDISEPQFYLDNNGTTIKCVNCYPGSTGTLNKINYEAVDKELLIQRINDGADLTKLCTTPCTYMDRVFYQNTSFNQNISSWDVSNVTSMSRMFRDATEFNQDISNWDVSNVQDMRWMFLGASNFNQDIGSWNVSNVLAMNYMFYGASEFYQDLSGWCVENIVSLPDDFADNLPIEFQPIWGTCPSSTDITNNNIRANRLNIYPNPTNSHVNIETNISGFYNIKISNINGQLLSTTITKEPSDKIDMSSFYSGVYFITIRSKDFTRTKKILKY; the protein is encoded by the coding sequence ATGAAAACAACTACAACTTTGCTATTAGCATTAGTAATCAATACAATATTGCCTTTAAAATCTCAAATAATTCCAAATACTGGCAATCATTCATCTATTGAGGAGACAGAAATGCAATTAACTGCTAACCAAAAATTATTCGATGTTAATTTTTATTCTTTAGAGATTAATGTTTTGCCTGACGAAAAAAAAATAAATGGTAAAATAATGGTGCACGCAACACCTCTTTCCAGTATTAGTCATTTGGAATTAAGCTTCAGTTCTCCTTCCATTTTTGATGTTGTACACGGGGTGTACCTGGCTAATCAATTAAATACTGAACTGGAATTCGAATACCCTGGAACTACCATTGATATTCAACTTGATAAAACCTATGCGATTGGAGAAGAGGTTAGAGTTGTTGTTGACTATACAGCTTTTACAACTGATCAAATGGTATTTACAGAATATGACGACAATGACTTAATTTATACATGGTATAGAACAGAATACTGGTTCCCGTGCAAGCGTGATTTTACAGACAAGGTAGATTCCTGTGATATAAGAATTACCGTTCCAAAAGAATTAGTAGCATCATCAATAGGAACCTTGAAGGAAATAACCCATACCGACACAACCAATACCTATTTTTGGAAGAGTCGTTATCCAATAGCTACGAATAACATATCTTTTGAAGCCTATCCTTACGAGATTAATACTGACTGGTATGTAAGGGCCAATGGAGATTCAATGTTGATTCAAATGTTCAACATCCCATCAACATATGGGGCATTTAAAGATGCATATGGAAGACAAAAAAATATGCTTGCCTTTTATGAAGAAAGATTTGGACCTTATCCCTTTTTTAATGAGAAATATGGGATTAGTGAGAATGCCAGGGACCACTCCTATGAATTCCAAACAAAGCCAAGTCTATCCGTATATCAATTGCTTACATGGGGCGAATATCGCGATTTACTAATGGCCCACGAAATGGCTCACCAGTGGATGGGATGTGATGTAACAATAGAAGGCGACAATGATCTCTGGATTATTGAAGGATTTGCCTCCTACGCATCTGATATGTGGAAGGCTTTTTACAATAATGACAATATCTCAGACGATATGGTAGAATATTATACATACCTTGGATCTGGCACACCATATTATAGTCTTGGTGATAAAAACCTTACCTATGTAAAAGCTTCATGGGTTTACCATATGCTTCGTCATGTGGTAGGTGATAATGTTTTCTTTAATGTATTCAAAAAAATTACTACCGAACCGCCTCACGCCTTTGGCAATATAAACACCTCTCAGTTAGAGGATGTCTTTGAACAGGAAAGCGGAATCAACCTTGATAAATTCTTCAATCAATGGATAATGGGAGAATATTATCCTGAATATAGCTACTCCTGGACTTTTTCAAAAAAAGAAGAAGGGTATGAACTGGAGTTAAATCTGCAGCAAATGCAATCATGGCAATTATTTTGGATGCCAATTGATGTAGTTGTTCAAACTGAAGATGGGATGGAGAATTTTGTGATTTTAGATAGTTTACAAAACCAAACCTTCCAGATCGCGCTAAATGGCATACCACAATCAGTAGAATTAGATCCTAATAACTGGATATTAAAAACAGTGACTGATATTTCAGAACCGCAATTTTATCTGGATAATAATGGTACTACCATAAAATGTGTTAACTGCTATCCGGGTAGCACAGGCACATTAAATAAAATTAACTACGAAGCCGTTGACAAAGAACTACTTATTCAACGTATAAACGATGGAGCAGATCTGACTAAGCTGTGTACTACACCATGTACCTATATGGATAGAGTTTTCTATCAAAATACTTCCTTCAATCAGAATATCAGTTCCTGGGATGTGAGCAACGTTACAAGTATGAGTAGAATGTTTCGAGATGCAACTGAATTTAACCAAGACATAAGTAATTGGGATGTAAGTAATGTACAGGATATGCGCTGGATGTTTTTGGGAGCTTCAAATTTCAATCAGGATATTGGATCCTGGAATGTAAGCAATGTGTTAGCTATGAACTATATGTTCTATGGAGCTTCTGAGTTTTATCAGGATCTTTCAGGCTGGTGTGTTGAAAACATAGTAAGCTTACCAGATGATTTTGCGGATAACTTACCTATTGAATTCCAACCTATTTGGGGAACATGTCCTTCTTCAACAGATATTACCAACAATAACATCAGAGCTAATAGGTTAAATATTTACCCCAACCCAACTAACTCCCATGTCAACATTGAAACAAACATCTCAGGATTTTACAATATAAAAATCAGCAATATTAATGGCCAACTGTTATCCACTACCATTACAAAAGAACCCTCAGATAAAATTGATATGAGTTCATTCTATTCTGGAGTCTATTTTATTACGATCAGGTCAAAGGACTTTACAAGAACAAAGAAGATTTTAAAATATTAA
- a CDS encoding DUF302 domain-containing protein, producing MKRFVTLLVILSAITISNINAQQMDKYYFSKTLNLPFEEASNKIKEALAEQKFGIITEVNMHEKFIEKGINANAKPYRLLGACNPKLAYDTVLAEENIGLFLPCKVLVKYIDDNTTEIVMIDPTVVMGTLGNPELIPAAKKVTDSFKAALDNI from the coding sequence ATGAAAAGATTTGTAACTTTATTGGTAATCCTTTCAGCGATTACAATATCAAATATAAATGCTCAACAAATGGATAAATATTATTTCAGTAAAACCTTAAATCTGCCTTTTGAAGAGGCTAGTAATAAAATAAAAGAAGCACTTGCAGAACAAAAATTTGGTATAATTACCGAAGTCAACATGCATGAGAAGTTTATAGAAAAAGGTATTAATGCCAATGCAAAACCCTATCGTTTATTGGGTGCATGCAACCCTAAACTGGCATATGATACAGTTTTGGCAGAAGAAAACATCGGATTATTTCTTCCTTGCAAAGTATTGGTTAAATACATTGATGATAATACAACAGAGATTGTAATGATTGACCCAACTGTTGTAATGGGTACACTGGGTAATCCTGAATTAATTCCGGCAGCCAAGAAAGTTACTGATAGCTTTAAGGCTGCTCTTGACAATATTTAA
- a CDS encoding prolyl oligopeptidase family serine peptidase yields MKKISFFYLFAIISTLVSAQTKVECNKWKASEVIQLYKPIFSDQNSVDNKAFKTSELLKNIQSAEAIQFNNWDEITISEDSIIKPVNNTNQAIWLEGFISSDRYTKATLEITSNGIYELYLEGKKIKTQESASVKEVKTELTLSTGNHCLQVKLLCLENQLKYKATINTKEDSENQLSWSTNNQRGLTINDILDGKSIQRFSISPSGKYLIINESEVLTGSGKRISSMQILDIIKNKAIHTYPEGGLSGAQWLPQSDKISYTIKKGNLSDIHVLDVVTGEDKLVAEKIDDLGYINWSPNEEYVIFSRSMQADKPGDLKRVFGNDDRLPYFRSLSFLYKLDINNGTVQQLTAGFLSTSLHDIKPDGSKILFSTRNMDYTVVPFSKQTLFEMDITTFELDTIWKDKLYGGSCQYSPDGTQLLVSGSPETFGELGFDVNNDHLPNSYDGQLYIYDLKTQQAEAITKKFDPSTGTAIWKSNNEIYLTASDKDLVKLYKYDLKTKAFKAFSLPVEVVSRIDIAKKSLMAAFNGTSISTADKLYTINLKNGESKLVSFPKEKELSEVAFGNTERWDFVNKNGTNIIGSIYYPKNYDPSKKYPLIVYYYGGTSPTSRSFGGRYPKNIWAANGYMVYVLQPSGATGFGQSFSALHVNGWGTDAIDDIIDGTKQFLTAHPTADAENVGCIGASYGGFTTMMLQTRTDIFKTAIAHAGISDISSYWGEGYWGYSYSAGATKNSYPWNRRDIYVDNSPLFNADKFQNTILLLHGTSDTNVPVGESLQFYAALKILNKDVEMVLIDGEDHHILDYSKRIKWHNTIIAWFDKMLKDQPEQFNEMYPDKNL; encoded by the coding sequence ATGAAAAAAATATCATTTTTCTATTTATTTGCTATTATCAGCACTTTGGTTTCGGCCCAGACTAAAGTAGAATGTAATAAGTGGAAGGCATCTGAAGTCATTCAGCTGTACAAACCAATATTTTCAGATCAAAACTCTGTTGATAACAAAGCATTTAAAACCTCAGAACTACTTAAAAATATCCAATCTGCAGAAGCTATCCAATTCAACAATTGGGATGAGATAACCATATCCGAAGACAGTATAATCAAGCCTGTTAACAATACCAATCAGGCTATCTGGCTCGAAGGATTTATTAGCAGCGACAGATACACCAAAGCTACTCTTGAGATTACTTCCAATGGAATATATGAGCTATATCTTGAAGGCAAAAAAATAAAAACACAGGAGTCTGCTTCAGTAAAGGAAGTAAAAACAGAATTGACACTAAGCACTGGAAATCATTGTTTGCAGGTTAAACTTCTATGTCTGGAAAACCAACTGAAGTACAAAGCAACAATTAATACCAAAGAGGATAGTGAAAACCAATTAAGCTGGAGCACTAATAACCAAAGAGGATTAACTATAAATGACATTCTGGATGGTAAGTCTATCCAACGCTTCAGCATTTCACCCTCAGGTAAATACCTGATTATAAATGAAAGTGAGGTTTTGACCGGATCGGGAAAGAGAATTAGTAGCATGCAAATTCTTGATATCATTAAAAATAAAGCAATACACACCTACCCTGAAGGTGGCCTGTCAGGCGCCCAATGGCTTCCTCAAAGCGATAAGATTTCATATACCATTAAAAAAGGAAATCTAAGTGATATACATGTTCTTGATGTTGTAACTGGCGAAGATAAATTAGTTGCTGAAAAGATTGATGATTTAGGCTATATCAACTGGTCACCCAATGAGGAATATGTAATTTTCAGCCGATCAATGCAAGCAGATAAACCAGGTGACCTGAAACGTGTTTTCGGGAATGATGATCGCCTCCCATATTTCCGCAGCCTAAGTTTTTTATACAAACTGGATATTAACAATGGAACCGTTCAACAATTAACAGCCGGATTTTTGTCGACCAGCCTGCACGATATCAAACCAGATGGTTCCAAAATATTGTTTTCAACCCGTAACATGGATTATACGGTTGTTCCATTCTCAAAACAAACCTTGTTTGAAATGGACATCACTACGTTTGAACTGGATACTATCTGGAAAGATAAATTATACGGAGGTAGCTGTCAGTATTCGCCGGATGGAACACAGTTGTTGGTAAGTGGATCACCCGAAACGTTTGGCGAACTTGGGTTTGATGTCAACAACGATCACTTGCCAAATTCGTACGATGGACAGCTTTATATCTACGATCTAAAGACTCAACAAGCCGAAGCCATCACCAAAAAATTTGATCCATCAACAGGAACAGCTATCTGGAAATCGAATAATGAAATTTATTTGACTGCCAGTGACAAAGACCTGGTAAAACTTTACAAATACGACCTAAAAACCAAAGCATTTAAAGCATTTTCGTTACCAGTAGAGGTAGTAAGCCGAATTGATATTGCTAAAAAAAGTTTGATGGCAGCGTTTAATGGCACAAGCATCAGTACTGCTGATAAACTTTACACTATCAACCTAAAAAACGGCGAATCAAAACTGGTATCCTTTCCTAAGGAAAAAGAATTAAGCGAAGTTGCTTTTGGTAATACTGAAAGATGGGATTTTGTAAATAAAAACGGAACCAATATAATAGGTAGTATTTATTACCCTAAAAACTATGATCCGTCTAAAAAATATCCTTTGATTGTATACTACTATGGTGGAACCTCCCCTACTTCCAGAAGTTTTGGTGGAAGATATCCGAAAAACATTTGGGCTGCCAACGGTTACATGGTTTATGTTTTGCAACCGAGTGGAGCAACCGGTTTCGGGCAAAGTTTTTCAGCTTTACATGTAAACGGTTGGGGAACCGACGCCATTGACGACATTATTGACGGAACCAAACAATTCCTTACTGCTCATCCAACAGCCGATGCCGAAAATGTGGGTTGCATAGGTGCTTCGTACGGAGGTTTTACAACCATGATGCTTCAAACACGAACCGATATTTTTAAAACAGCAATTGCTCATGCAGGTATCAGCGACATCAGCAGTTACTGGGGAGAAGGCTACTGGGGTTATTCATACAGTGCCGGAGCCACCAAAAACAGCTATCCATGGAATCGTCGGGATATTTATGTGGATAACAGTCCGTTGTTTAATGCTGACAAGTTTCAAAACACCATTTTACTTTTACACGGAACTTCTGACACCAATGTTCCTGTAGGTGAGAGTTTGCAGTTTTACGCAGCGCTGAAGATTTTAAACAAAGATGTTGAAATGGTTTTGATCGATGGTGAAGATCATCATATACTGGACTATTCAAAACGCATTAAGTGGCACAACACCATTATTGCCTGGTTTGATAAGATGTTGAAAGATCAACCGGAACAATTCAATGAGATGTATCCGGATAAAAACCTATAA